In a single window of the Chondrocystis sp. NIES-4102 genome:
- a CDS encoding F0F1 ATP synthase subunit C produces MDIQAASVIAASLAIGLAAIGPGIGQGNASGQAVAGIARQPEAEGKIRGTLLLTLAFMESLTIYGLVVALVLLFANPFA; encoded by the coding sequence ATGGATATTCAAGCTGCTTCCGTTATCGCTGCTTCTTTAGCTATTGGTTTAGCTGCTATCGGCCCTGGAATTGGTCAAGGTAATGCTTCAGGTCAAGCAGTAGCAGGTATCGCGCGTCAGCCAGAAGCTGAAGGCAAAATTCGCGGTACTCTACTTCTTACTTTGGCATTTATGGAATCTCTAACTATCTACGGTCTAGTAGTTGCTTTGGTACTATTGTTTGCTAATCCTTTTGCATAA
- a CDS encoding ATP synthase F0 subunit B codes for MIETLLFLAEAHAEAEGGFGLNFNILDTNLINLTLLVGILFYYGKPLLTNILEERRSKIVEQLQAVEQKQKEAEVTLAQEQKKLEEAQATAAKIRQDAEVNAQKAKETILAQGEKEVARLREMAGKDLSSEQDKAIAQLRERVVALALEKAQSRLGSMLDDDAQRQLIDSSIAKLGG; via the coding sequence ATGATAGAGACATTATTATTTCTAGCAGAAGCACACGCAGAGGCTGAAGGTGGTTTTGGTTTAAATTTTAATATTTTAGATACAAACCTCATCAACCTAACACTTTTAGTGGGAATACTGTTTTACTATGGTAAACCCTTACTGACCAATATTTTAGAAGAAAGACGTTCTAAAATCGTTGAACAACTTCAAGCAGTTGAGCAGAAGCAAAAAGAAGCGGAAGTAACTTTAGCTCAAGAACAGAAAAAGTTAGAAGAAGCTCAAGCAACAGCAGCAAAAATCCGTCAGGATGCCGAGGTGAATGCTCAAAAAGCTAAAGAAACTATTTTAGCTCAAGGAGAAAAAGAGGTAGCACGCCTAAGAGAAATGGCAGGTAAAGACCTAAGCTCCGAGCAAGATAAAGCGATCGCGCAATTAAGAGAGCGTGTCGTAGCTTTAGCCCTAGAAAAAGCACAATCCCGTTTGGGTAGTATGCTTGACGACGATGCACAACGCCAGCTAATCGACAGCAGCATCGCTAAATTAGGAGGTTAA
- a CDS encoding type 12 methyltransferase yields the protein MSDNKAINQAVAKLYNTYPFPPDPLSDLEPPGYNWRWSWVAAYSFCTGLKPSTESIRILDAGCGTGSGTDYLIHQNPQAEVIAIDLSEKALEVAQERCRRSGVIAKHNKPVNFYNLKLEEATELEGEFDFINCVGVLHHLPEPSKGIQALAKKLKPGGILHIFVYAELGRWEISLMQKAIALLQGDKRGDYRDGVKVGRDIFANLPENNRLLKQEKERWALENHRDESFADMYVHPQEIDYNVETLFSLIEQSGLDFVGFSNPKYWQLERLIGNSSELMSRSKKLSDREYYRLIELLDPSLTHYEFFLAKPPLPKQDWSDDTVLNQAIAECHPCMQGFPSQTFFDFEFQMASLSNEEYEFMLACDQNKEKTVEEIIANCSLDLAGVRSLFQRQLIILSSN from the coding sequence ATGTCCGACAATAAAGCCATTAACCAAGCCGTAGCAAAACTATATAACACCTATCCATTTCCCCCCGATCCTCTTTCAGATCTTGAACCACCTGGCTATAATTGGCGTTGGAGTTGGGTTGCAGCTTATAGTTTTTGTACAGGATTAAAACCTAGTACCGAGTCTATCCGTATTTTAGATGCAGGTTGTGGTACAGGTTCGGGTACAGATTATCTCATTCATCAAAATCCCCAAGCCGAGGTAATAGCGATCGATCTTAGTGAGAAAGCTTTAGAAGTAGCCCAAGAGCGTTGTCGTCGTTCTGGAGTAATTGCTAAACATAATAAACCAGTTAATTTTTATAACCTCAAATTAGAAGAAGCTACCGAATTAGAAGGGGAGTTTGATTTTATTAATTGTGTGGGGGTATTACATCATTTACCAGAACCATCCAAGGGAATTCAAGCATTAGCCAAAAAACTTAAACCAGGGGGGATTTTACATATCTTTGTATATGCAGAATTAGGACGTTGGGAAATATCTTTAATGCAAAAAGCGATCGCTCTACTTCAGGGAGATAAACGAGGTGACTATCGCGACGGGGTAAAAGTGGGAAGGGATATTTTTGCTAATTTGCCAGAGAATAACCGTCTACTAAAACAAGAAAAGGAAAGATGGGCGTTGGAAAATCACCGTGATGAATCATTTGCGGATATGTATGTTCATCCCCAAGAAATTGATTATAATGTGGAAACTTTGTTTAGCTTAATTGAGCAGTCGGGGCTGGATTTTGTCGGTTTTTCTAATCCTAAATATTGGCAATTAGAAAGATTGATTGGCAATTCTTCCGAATTAATGTCTCGCTCTAAAAAGTTAAGCGATCGCGAATATTATCGTTTAATTGAATTATTAGATCCTAGCCTGACTCACTATGAATTCTTTTTAGCTAAACCTCCATTACCTAAACAAGATTGGAGTGACGATACAGTATTAAATCAAGCAATTGCTGAATGTCATCCTTGTATGCAGGGTTTTCCTAGTCAAACCTTTTTTGATTTTGAATTTCAAATGGCAAGTTTATCTAATGAGGAGTACGAATTTATGCTGGCTTGCGATCAAAATAAAGAAAAAACTGTGGAGGAAATTATAGCTAATTGTTCGTTAGATTTAGCAGGAGTGCGATCGCTTTTTCAAAGACAGTTAATTATTTTAAGTAGCAATTAA
- a CDS encoding ATP synthase I gives MSNQSPEPPLVVDEQLTIHDSNDLEVHDPMAEYYQLQQKLLLYTLALMGIIFVPVWYFYSLNIALNYLLGAGVGLVYLRMLGKEVESLGQPEQRLGVKGLGIFIILIIVASKWQQLHILPVFLGFLTYKPAIVIYTFESVFGSAKTKDNQATNK, from the coding sequence TTGTCCAATCAATCTCCCGAACCACCACTAGTAGTTGACGAACAACTTACTATTCATGATTCTAATGACTTAGAAGTTCATGATCCGATGGCAGAATACTATCAACTGCAACAAAAATTGTTGTTGTATACTCTGGCATTAATGGGTATCATATTCGTTCCCGTATGGTATTTTTACTCGTTGAACATTGCTCTTAATTATTTATTGGGGGCAGGTGTTGGACTAGTGTACTTGAGAATGTTAGGTAAAGAAGTTGAAAGCCTAGGTCAACCAGAACAACGTCTCGGTGTTAAAGGGTTAGGAATATTTATTATTCTGATAATTGTCGCTAGTAAATGGCAGCAATTACACATTCTTCCTGTCTTTCTTGGATTTTTGACTTATAAACCAGCGATCGTTATCTATACGTTTGAGTCGGTTTTTGGATCGGCGAAAACAAAGGATAACCAAGCTACAAATAAGTAA
- a CDS encoding H+-transporting two-sector ATPase subunit B/B', protein MFDFDATLPLMAVQFLLLTALLNAVFYKPLTKVLDERDEFIRGGATGSKEKLAKAESIVKEYERQIAQARREAQNLVQTAQAEAKEITASKIAQAQQEVQSQRETASQEIEQQKAAALANLEQQVDSLSSQILEKILDPALIK, encoded by the coding sequence ATGTTTGATTTTGATGCGACTTTGCCCTTGATGGCGGTGCAGTTTTTACTTTTAACAGCACTGCTCAATGCAGTATTTTACAAGCCATTAACTAAGGTGCTGGATGAACGAGATGAATTTATCCGTGGCGGTGCTACAGGCTCTAAGGAAAAATTAGCAAAAGCTGAAAGCATAGTTAAAGAATATGAGAGACAAATAGCCCAAGCACGGCGTGAAGCTCAAAATTTAGTTCAAACAGCCCAAGCAGAAGCTAAAGAAATTACAGCAAGCAAAATAGCCCAGGCACAACAAGAAGTTCAATCTCAAAGAGAAACAGCATCTCAAGAAATAGAACAACAAAAAGCAGCAGCACTGGCTAATTTAGAGCAACAAGTAGATTCTCTCTCAAGTCAAATCTTAGAAAAAATACTCGACCCTGCATTAATCAAATAG
- a CDS encoding ATP synthase F1 subuint delta — protein sequence MSGTLIGSEVGEPYAQALMSLAQQQDLTNQFGDTFRSLKSLFEESREFKDFVLNPVIKGENKKAVLKQVMGNDANPYLVNFIMLLIDKRRIVFLEAIIEQYLNLLRKLNQTVLAEVTSATELNDEQKNNVVEKVKAISQAHDVELKTSVDPSLIGGVIIKVGSKVIDASLRGQLRRISISLNQ from the coding sequence ATGAGTGGAACTCTAATCGGTAGCGAAGTTGGTGAACCCTATGCTCAGGCGTTAATGTCCTTAGCACAGCAACAAGACCTTACCAACCAGTTTGGCGATACCTTTCGTTCTTTAAAGTCTTTATTTGAAGAGTCTAGAGAATTTAAGGATTTTGTCCTTAATCCAGTGATTAAAGGAGAAAATAAAAAAGCAGTTTTAAAACAAGTAATGGGTAACGACGCAAATCCATACTTGGTAAACTTTATAATGCTTTTGATTGACAAAAGACGCATTGTGTTTTTAGAAGCAATTATAGAACAGTATCTTAACCTACTACGTAAACTCAATCAAACAGTTCTGGCTGAGGTGACTTCCGCAACAGAATTAAATGATGAGCAGAAAAACAATGTAGTAGAAAAAGTTAAGGCGATCAGCCAAGCTCATGATGTAGAGCTAAAAACCAGTGTTGACCCAAGTTTAATTGGCGGAGTCATTATCAAAGTAGGGTCAAAAGTTATTGATGCTAGTCTACGAGGACAATTACGCCGTATTAGTATCAGCCTCAATCAATAA
- a CDS encoding ADP-ribosylation/crystallin J1, with protein MNQDKYNAATGCLLGALVGDAAGATLEFLEHDPTIEEVTWAMSMPGGGDLEVAPGQITDDGELTLCLAQALVKSKTFDLEIIARHYAKWVESRPFDMGFTTSMSLGAYRNLDISNKNYATVMRQAASKLCIDSKANGSLMRITPLGIWGHNLAASEIANLAIQDTSLSHPNDSCGYAVACYSIAIATLIKYPYQRELAFENAKTWLDQADLAQNSQKYHCWAEVSSWLDDAANNLNIPYYPQIGFVKIGFTHAFRHLLLDSDYENAIAQTLAGGGDTDTNACIVGGLIGAASGVESIPKNMRDHVLNCDTTLGKYPRPAFLHPRQINELIPQLLK; from the coding sequence ATGAATCAAGATAAATATAATGCTGCCACAGGTTGTTTACTCGGTGCATTAGTAGGAGATGCTGCGGGGGCTACTTTAGAATTTTTAGAACATGATCCAACCATTGAAGAGGTAACCTGGGCGATGAGTATGCCTGGAGGGGGAGATTTAGAAGTTGCACCAGGACAAATTACTGATGATGGTGAATTAACTCTTTGTTTGGCACAAGCTTTAGTTAAAAGCAAAACTTTTGATCTGGAAATAATTGCCCGTCATTACGCTAAATGGGTAGAATCTCGTCCTTTTGATATGGGTTTTACTACATCGATGTCTTTGGGTGCATACAGAAATCTTGATATTAGTAACAAAAATTATGCAACAGTAATGAGACAAGCTGCATCTAAACTGTGTATAGATTCCAAAGCTAATGGTAGTTTAATGCGAATCACTCCTTTAGGTATCTGGGGACATAATTTAGCAGCTTCAGAAATAGCTAACTTAGCAATACAGGATACTTCTTTGTCTCATCCTAATGATAGTTGTGGTTATGCGGTTGCTTGTTATAGTATTGCGATCGCTACTTTGATTAAATATCCATATCAGCGAGAATTAGCTTTTGAGAATGCTAAAACTTGGTTAGATCAAGCAGATTTAGCCCAAAATAGCCAAAAATATCATTGTTGGGCAGAAGTTAGCAGTTGGCTTGATGATGCTGCAAATAATCTCAACATTCCCTATTATCCTCAAATTGGTTTTGTTAAGATTGGTTTTACCCATGCTTTTCGTCATTTATTACTAGATTCAGACTACGAAAATGCCATTGCTCAAACTTTAGCAGGTGGAGGTGACACGGATACAAATGCCTGTATTGTAGGCGGTTTGATTGGTGCAGCCTCTGGTGTTGAGAGTATTCCGAAAAATATGCGCGATCACGTATTAAACTGTGATACTACTTTAGGAAAATACCCTCGTCCTGCTTTTCTTCATCCCCGACAGATTAATGAGTTGATTCCTCAATTATTGAAGTAA
- a CDS encoding ATP synthase F0 subunit A: MEILGALTFHNIFTLAELEVGEHFLWKIGNFTVHGQVFLNSWIVIGILVIASLAATRNIQKVPSGIQNFMEFALEFIRDLVRNQLGEKEYRPWVPFIGTLFLFIFVSNWSGALVPWKLIELPSGELAAPTNDINTTVALALLTSLAYFYAGIKKKGLSYFKHYIEPTPVLLPIAILEDFTKPLSLSFRLFGNILADELVVAVLVLLVPLFIPLPVMALGLFTSAIQALVFATLAGAYIHEALADHHD, translated from the coding sequence ATGGAAATTCTAGGTGCTTTGACTTTTCACAATATATTCACCCTGGCAGAATTAGAAGTTGGTGAACATTTCTTATGGAAAATCGGCAACTTCACAGTTCACGGACAGGTTTTTCTAAATTCCTGGATAGTAATTGGTATTTTAGTAATAGCTTCTTTAGCTGCAACTCGGAATATTCAAAAAGTTCCTAGTGGTATTCAAAACTTTATGGAGTTTGCCCTAGAATTTATTCGGGATTTAGTAAGAAATCAGTTAGGGGAAAAAGAATATCGTCCCTGGGTGCCTTTCATTGGCACTTTGTTTTTGTTTATCTTTGTGTCAAACTGGTCAGGTGCGTTAGTCCCCTGGAAACTAATTGAGTTGCCTTCGGGTGAATTAGCTGCCCCCACCAACGACATCAATACAACAGTAGCGTTGGCTTTATTGACTTCCCTAGCATATTTCTATGCAGGAATAAAAAAGAAAGGATTGAGTTATTTCAAACACTATATTGAACCTACTCCTGTTCTATTGCCAATTGCTATTTTAGAAGATTTCACTAAGCCTCTTTCCCTAAGCTTCCGTCTTTTTGGTAATATCTTAGCTGATGAACTAGTAGTTGCTGTATTAGTACTGTTAGTTCCATTGTTTATTCCGTTACCAGTGATGGCACTAGGTTTATTTACCAGTGCAATTCAGGCTTTAGTATTTGCCACTCTAGCAGGGGCATATATACACGAGGCATTAGCCGACCACCACGATTAA